One stretch of bacterium DNA includes these proteins:
- a CDS encoding PEP-CTERM sorting domain-containing protein (PEP-CTERM proteins occur, often in large numbers, in the proteomes of bacteria that also encode an exosortase, a predicted intramembrane cysteine proteinase. The presence of a PEP-CTERM domain at a protein's C-terminus predicts cleavage within the sorting domain, followed by covalent anchoring to some some component of the (usually Gram-negative) cell surface. Many PEP-CTERM proteins exhibit an unusual sequence composition that includes large numbers of potential glycosylation sites. Expression of one such protein has been shown restore the ability of a bacterium to form floc, a type of biofilm.), giving the protein MSRGRAWIRCTMVAIAILASGPASASIVEVRREIEVFASYTYEPYWGFVTDFSPHQAESEDFGVWNPTLEERMAGSERVADGYGRIALESEVTPTRIAFSTRVTGIGEDSSVGVADPDLVDWNYFTIERTGGNGRSWLRAVLQIDQPTPYMIDVTSVNRPPPGPGDGRIGLLRNPNFPINDFESIFGLRAPAGYQSIRREGVLQPGRYDFTIRQPWTRGNPQGLDVLFVIPEPSIALLLGLGLVAMGAARPRSD; this is encoded by the coding sequence ATGTCTCGAGGCCGCGCGTGGATCCGTTGCACGATGGTGGCGATCGCCATTCTGGCGTCCGGCCCGGCGTCGGCCTCGATCGTCGAGGTGCGGCGCGAGATCGAGGTCTTCGCGTCCTACACATACGAACCCTATTGGGGGTTCGTCACGGACTTCTCGCCCCATCAGGCTGAATCCGAGGACTTCGGAGTCTGGAATCCCACGCTCGAAGAACGGATGGCGGGAAGCGAGCGCGTGGCGGACGGCTACGGTCGAATCGCGCTCGAGTCGGAGGTGACGCCCACGCGGATCGCGTTCTCGACGCGCGTGACGGGCATCGGAGAGGATTCCTCGGTCGGCGTCGCTGATCCCGACCTCGTCGACTGGAACTACTTCACGATCGAGCGAACCGGCGGGAACGGACGCTCCTGGCTGCGCGCAGTCCTCCAGATCGACCAGCCGACGCCGTACATGATCGACGTGACGAGCGTGAATCGGCCGCCGCCGGGCCCCGGCGACGGCCGGATTGGTCTTCTTCGGAATCCCAACTTCCCGATCAATGACTTCGAATCGATCTTCGGCCTACGGGCGCCGGCCGGATATCAATCGATCCGCCGTGAGGGCGTACTCCAGCCCGGGCGGTATGACTTCACGATCCGGCAACCCTGGACCCGCGGTAACCCGCAGGGCCTCGACGTGCTCTTCGTCATCCCGGAGCCCTCGATAGCGCTCCTGCTCGGGCTGGGGCTGGTCGCGATGGGCGCCGCGCGCCCGCGTAGCGACTGA
- a CDS encoding VOC family protein, translated as MIEVVKSQLDVGLVSEDPAVVDFWRDEAGLVFDHSIPVVKDQVQYRFDERGTVVKVNVRKALTGDQRSGIQALLIARDELDAPREMADPDGNRVVFVPTGTEGVTQIGVRIAVRDLARTMAYYRDVLGFTEEARDRVRCGDSVLLFEERDDAPSGFAQAQRGWLYLTVQIRDCDAETARVEEAGGEVVVRPMNLGEVARMAMVRDPDGNLLEISQRAQWTGPLPDA; from the coding sequence GTGATCGAGGTCGTGAAGAGCCAGCTCGACGTGGGCCTCGTGAGCGAGGATCCCGCCGTCGTGGACTTCTGGCGGGACGAGGCGGGGCTCGTCTTCGACCACTCGATCCCGGTCGTGAAGGATCAGGTCCAGTACCGCTTCGACGAACGCGGGACGGTCGTGAAGGTGAACGTCCGCAAAGCGCTCACGGGGGACCAGCGCTCGGGGATTCAGGCGCTGCTGATCGCGCGGGACGAGCTCGATGCCCCGCGCGAGATGGCGGATCCGGACGGCAATCGCGTCGTCTTCGTACCGACCGGGACCGAGGGGGTGACACAGATCGGTGTTCGCATCGCGGTCCGCGACCTCGCCCGGACGATGGCGTACTACCGGGACGTGCTGGGCTTCACGGAGGAGGCGCGCGATCGCGTGCGGTGCGGCGACTCGGTCCTGCTCTTCGAGGAGCGCGACGACGCGCCGAGCGGATTCGCGCAGGCCCAGCGCGGGTGGCTCTACCTGACGGTCCAGATCCGCGACTGCGACGCCGAGACGGCGCGGGTCGAGGAAGCCGGGGGTGAGGTCGTCGTCCGCCCGATGAATCTCGGCGAGGTGGCGCGGATGGCGATGGTCCGTGATCCGGACGGGAACCTGCTCGAGATCTCGCAACGGGCGCAGTGGACGGGGCCGCTGCCCGACGCGTGA